Below is a genomic region from Bordetella pertussis 18323.
CGAACAGGCCCGCCATGCGGTGCTGTCGTTCCTGGACGAATGCCTCGAACACGGCATCCGCTGCGTGCGCATCGTGCACGGCAAAGGCTACGGCTCGCAGGGGCTGGAACCGGTGCTCAAGGACAAGGCCCGCACCTGGCTGGTGCAGAAGGCCGACGTCCTGGCGTTTTCCGAAGCGCCGGAGCGCGGCGGCGGCGCCGGCGCGCTGCTGGTGCTGCTGCGCCAGGCCGAAGCCGGAGGCAGGCCATGAACAGCTGGATCCATCTGTCGATGGCCATCGTGGCCGAAATCATCGCCACCAGCGCCCTGAAAAGCTCGGAGGGCTTCACCCGCCTGCTCCCCTCGCTGGTCACCGTGGCGGGCTACGCGATCGCGTTCTACTTCCTGGCCCTCACGCTGCGGGTCATCCCGGTGGGGGTCGCCTACGCCATCTGGTCCGGCGTGGGCATCGTGCTGATCTCGCTGGTTGGCGCGCTGTTGTTCAAGCAGCACCTGGACCTGCCCGCCATCATCGGCATCGCGCTGATCCTGGCGGGCGTGGTGGTCATGAACGTGTTCTCGAAGTCCGTCGGCCACTGAAGGCGCGGCCGCGCTAGCTGTGAAGATTCAATAGGTTGTATGCATGGTTCATCCGAACCGGATTTGAGAAACTGGAAATCGCCACCCCCCCAGTTCACTCAAGGAGCCCGGCCGGATGAACACCCATAAGCATGCCCGATTGACCTTCCTACGTCGACTCGAAATGGTCCAGCAATTGATCGCCCATCAAGTTTGTGTGCCTGAAGCGGCCCGCGCCTATGGGGTCACCGCGCCGACTGTGCGCAAATGGCTGGGCCGCTTCCTGGCTCAGGGCCAGGCGGGCTTGGCCGATGCGTCCTCGCGCCCGACGGTCTCGCCCCGAGCGATTGCGCCGGCCAAGGCGCTGGCTATCGTGGAGCTGCGCCGCAAGCGGCTGACCCAAGCGCGCATCGCCCAGGCGCTGGGCGTGTCAGCCAGCACCGTCAGCCGCGTCCTGGCCCGCGCCGGTCTGTCGCACCTGGCCGACCTGGAGCCGGCCGAGCCGGTGGTGCGCTACGAGCATCAGGCCCCCGGCGATCTGCTGCACATCGACATCAAGAAGCTGGGACGTATCCAGCGCCCTGGCCACCGGGTCACGGGCAACCGACGCGATACCGTTGAGGGGGCCGGCTGGGACTTCGTCTTCGTGGCTATCGATGACCACGCCCGCGTGGCCTTCACCGACATCCACCCCGACGAGCGCTTCCCCA
It encodes:
- a CDS encoding SMR family transporter; the protein is MNSWIHLSMAIVAEIIATSALKSSEGFTRLLPSLVTVAGYAIAFYFLALTLRVIPVGVAYAIWSGVGIVLISLVGALLFKQHLDLPAIIGIALILAGVVVMNVFSKSVGH
- a CDS encoding IS481-like element IS481 family transposase, which produces MNTHKHARLTFLRRLEMVQQLIAHQVCVPEAARAYGVTAPTVRKWLGRFLAQGQAGLADASSRPTVSPRAIAPAKALAIVELRRKRLTQARIAQALGVSASTVSRVLARAGLSHLADLEPAEPVVRYEHQAPGDLLHIDIKKLGRIQRPGHRVTGNRRDTVEGAGWDFVFVAIDDHARVAFTDIHPDERFPSAVQFLKDAVAYYQRLGVTIQRLLTDNGSAFRSRAFAALCHELGIKHRFTRPYRPQTNGKAERFIQSALREWAYAHTYQNSQHRADAMKSWLHHYNWHRPHQGIGRAVPISRLNLDEYNLLTVHI